The Caulifigura coniformis genome includes a region encoding these proteins:
- a CDS encoding DUF1844 domain-containing protein produces the protein MSTSDQDDTPTPQDSDVRRTAPLNIPPPSFTTLLQMLATQAMAAMGLIPGPDGKSHKEPAVAKHFVDLLGVLEVKCKGNLDSAEAKMLDTLLHDLRMAFVQASK, from the coding sequence ATGTCGACCTCGGATCAAGACGACACCCCGACGCCCCAGGATTCGGATGTCAGGCGCACTGCGCCGCTGAACATTCCTCCGCCATCCTTCACCACGCTCCTGCAGATGCTGGCCACGCAGGCGATGGCGGCAATGGGGCTCATTCCAGGCCCGGATGGCAAGTCCCACAAGGAGCCGGCCGTCGCGAAGCATTTCGTCGATCTGCTCGGCGTCCTCGAGGTGAAGTGCAAAGGGAATCTCGACTCCGCGGAGGCGAAGATGCTCGACACCCTGCTGCATGACCTGCGAATGGCGTTCGTCCAGGCCTCGAAGTAA